Proteins co-encoded in one Seriola aureovittata isolate HTS-2021-v1 ecotype China chromosome 1, ASM2101889v1, whole genome shotgun sequence genomic window:
- the kif18a gene encoding kinesin-like protein KIF18A isoform X1, translated as MASNVCSHVKVVVRVRPTNDREKRENCRNVVQVVDNHMLIFDPKEEDMSCFGSQRVRNRNINKRANKDLKFVFDHVFNENSTQVDIFENTTKVVLDGVMNGFNCTVFAYGATGAGKTHTMLGSQDDPGVMYRTMKELFKRMDDAKEEKVFTVAFSYLEVYNEQIRDLLANVGPLAVREDSSKGVVVQGLTLHQPKSAEHILEALDSGNRNRTQHPTDMNATSSRSHAVFQIYLRQQDKTASLNPNVCVAKMSLIDLAGSERASATNAKGARLREGANINRSLLALGNVINALADPKSKKAHIPYRDSKLTRILKDSLGGNCRTVMIANVSPSSKSYDDTHNTLKYANRAKEIKSSLKSNVVSLDSHIGQYAVICEKQRQEILQLKQKLKEYEEKNMVLGNSNINSSQKQAEFKRVSEALQRIFSSRAEIRREQLDLERQLKENELRQRYSEEDNLQIQYFCAKEKTEKATCKHERKTASLRTQQQHICKRLKEAETHFLDNDGWLHRVENEMKLLKSNDQTSEVLEKDLFCHRLQLQVNDLQQHINQMVKLTTLQDQENKRMQKMVNILLPAYSRHYCALRGAGLVTAADEMENHELEHLVLRERGVVWADQEEVGQQLKGEGTGVESQKTNETGNIGLHGELAPVLTFSHLLYHQSSPCSAEGHTKRTSLCKAVSSPKGGRNQTDMKQEPCPRMPFRRNLAASLPPQSPQIVARAQMFEEDVFPLQCTPEPAQKTVQALPLSSTSAMDPNMTFEVLDNDDQTASNATIIISSGSPCQASKSIDFSGYSQPLQPPTANEGNQIPTKRQQIPSLQEVRRANPTYMDMTSAAQGKRKFNRSIREELTQGLSAPKRIKKDPSAAQRPLRVHRFAGSENKPRRVVRSISEGNLNLLEPQKSKSIFYKTSQQFKRVTKRM; from the exons ATGGCAAGTAATGTGTGCAGCCATGTAAAGGTGGTTGTTCGAGTGAGGCCAACCAATGACAGGGAGAAGCGTGAAAACTGTCGAAATGTGGTCCAGGTTGTTGATAACCACATGCTCATATTTGACCCCAAAGAAGAGGACATGTCATGTTTTGGGTCACAAAGAGTACgaaacagaaacatcaacaAAAGGGCTAACAAAGATCTCAAGTTTGTTTTCGACCATGTCTTCAATGAGAACTCTACCCAAGTTGACATCTTTGAGAACACCACTAAAGTTGTGTTGGATGGGGTAATGAATGGATTTAACTGCACAG TGTTTGCTTACGGTGCTACCGGAGCAGGCAAGACACATACAATGTTAGGTTCACAAGATGACCCCGGGGTCATGTATCGTACCATGAAAGAGTTGTTCAAACGCATGGATGATGCCAAGGAGGAGAAGGTGTTTACTGTTGCATTCTCATATCTTGAg gtttACAACGAACAGATCAGAGACTTGTTGGCTAATGTAGGCCCTCTTGCAGTGAGAGAAGACAGTTCTAAAGGAGTGGTTGTGCAGGGCCTCACACTACATCAG CCCAAATCTGCAGAGCACATCCTTGAGGCTTTGGATTCTGGCAATCGAAACAGGACGCAACACCCCACTGATATGAATGCCACCTCTTCCCGGTCCCACGCTGTATTTCAG atttatttgaGACAGCAGGACAAAACCGCCAGCCTCAATCCTAATGTCTGCGTTGCCAAAATGAGCCTGATTGATCTGGCAGGGTCAGAGAGAGCCAGTGCCACCAACGCGAAGGGTGCACGTTTGCGGGAAGGTGCTAACATCAATCGCTCACTCCTTGCCCTAGGAAATGTTATCAATGCTCTTGCTGACCCAAAG AGTAAGAAAGCTCACATACCGTACAGGGACAGCAAGCTGACACGGATACTTAAAGATTCCTTGGGAGGCAACTGCAGGACGGTCATGATTGCCAACGTTAGCCCCTCATCCAAGTCATATGATGACACCCACAACACACTTAAATATGCCAACAGGGCCAAAGAGATTAAGTCCTCG CTGAAGAGTAATGTTGTAAGCCTGGACAGTCACATTGGCCAGTACGCAGTGATATGTGAGAAGCAACGGCAAGAG ATTCTACAGTTGAAGCAGAAACTAAAGGAATATGAGGAGAAGAACATGGTGCTTGGGAATTCTAACATTAACTCTTCCCAGAAACAAGCAGAGTTCAAAAG GGTATCAGAAGCTCTGCAGCGAATCTTCTCGAGTCGGGCCGAAATCAGGAGAGAACAGCTGGATCTGGAGAGACAATTGAAGGAGAATGAGCTGCGCCAGCGCTACAGTGAGGAGGACAACCTGCAGATCCAATATTTCTGTGCCAAAGAAAAGACTGAGAAG GCTACTTGTAAGCATGAGCGGAAGACTGCCAGCTTACGTACTCAGCAGCAACACATTTGTAAACGTTTGAAGGAGGCAGAAACACATTTCTTGGACAATGACGGCTGGCTTCATCGTGTTGAGAATGAGATGAAGCTGCTAAAGTCAAATGATCAGACTTCAGAG GTGTTAGAGAAGGACCTATTTTGCCacagactgcagctgcaggtaaaTGATCTCCAACAACACATCAATCAGATGGTCAAGCTCACAACACTGCAGGATCAAGAGAACAAGCGCATGCAGAA AATGGTTAACATCTTGTTGCCAGCATATAGTCGACACTACTGTGCATTGCGTGGAGCTGGGCttgtcacagcagcagatgagaTGGAGAACCATGAACTAGAGCACCttgtgttgagagagagaggcgtcGTTTGGGCAgaccaggaggaggtggggcAGCAACTGAAAGGTGAAGGGACTGGAGTGGAATCACAGAAGACAAATGAGACGGGAAACATCGGGCTCCACGGCGAGTTAGCACCTGTCCTGACTTTCTCACATTTGCTATACCACCAGAGTAGCCCCTGCA GTGCAGAGGGCCACACAAAAAGAACGTCATTGTGCAAAGCTGTTTCATCACCAAAAG GTGGAAGAAATCAAACAGATATGAAACAGGAACCATGTCCCAGAATGCCCTTCAGGAGAAATCTGGCTGCATCACTGCCACCGCAAAGCCCCCAGATCGTCGCCAGGGCCCAAATGTTTGAGGAGGACGTATTCCCACTCCAGTGCACACCAGAACCTGCTCAAAAAACTGTTCAGGCCCTGCCGCTGAGCTCCACTAGCGCCATGGATCCCAACATGACCTTTGAAGTTCTGGACAATGATGATCAAACTGCAAGTAATGCAACCATCATAATAAGCAGTGGTAGTCCCTGTCAAGCATCAAAGTCCATAGACTTCTCGGGTTACAGCCAACCACTCCAACCTCCCACGGCCAATGAGGGGAACCAGATACCTACCAAAAG ACAACAGATCCCGTCTTTACAAGAAGTGAGACGAGCCAACCCTACCTACATGGACATGACATCTGCTGCGCAAGGAAAGCGTAAATTTAACCG CAGCATCAGAGAAGAGTTAACACAGGGTCTCTCTGCACCAAAGCGTATAAAGAAAGACCCCTCAGCGGCCCAGAGACCACTCAGAGTGCATCGGTTTGCTG
- the kif18a gene encoding kinesin-like protein KIF18A isoform X2 — protein sequence MASNVCSHVKVVVRVRPTNDREKRENCRNVVQVVDNHMLIFDPKEEDMSCFGSQRVRNRNINKRANKDLKFVFDHVFNENSTQVDIFENTTKVVLDGVMNGFNCTVFAYGATGAGKTHTMLGSQDDPGVMYRTMKELFKRMDDAKEEKVFTVAFSYLEVYNEQIRDLLANVGPLAVREDSSKGVVVQGLTLHQPKSAEHILEALDSGNRNRTQHPTDMNATSSRSHAVFQIYLRQQDKTASLNPNVCVAKMSLIDLAGSERASATNAKGARLREGANINRSLLALGNVINALADPKSKKAHIPYRDSKLTRILKDSLGGNCRTVMIANVSPSSKSYDDTHNTLKYANRAKEIKSSLKSNVVSLDSHIGQYAVICEKQRQEILQLKQKLKEYEEKNMVLGNSNINSSQKQAEFKRVSEALQRIFSSRAEIRREQLDLERQLKENELRQRYSEEDNLQIQYFCAKEKTEKATCKHERKTASLRTQQQHICKRLKEAETHFLDNDGWLHRVENEMKLLKSNDQTSEVLEKDLFCHRLQLQVNDLQQHINQMVKLTTLQDQENKRMQKMVNILLPAYSRHYCALRGAGLVTAADEMENHELEHLVLRERGVVWADQEEVGQQLKGEGTGVESQKTNETGNIGLHGELAPVLTFSHLLYHQSSPCSAEGHTKRTSLCKAVSSPKGGRNQTDMKQEPCPRMPFRRNLAASLPPQSPQIVARAQMFEEDVFPLQCTPEPAQKTVQALPLSSTSAMDPNMTFEVLDNDDQTASNATIIISSGSPCQASKSIDFSGYSQPLQPPTANEGNQIPTKRQQIPSLQEVRRANPTYMDMTSAAQGKRKFNRIREELTQGLSAPKRIKKDPSAAQRPLRVHRFAGSENKPRRVVRSISEGNLNLLEPQKSKSIFYKTSQQFKRVTKRM from the exons ATGGCAAGTAATGTGTGCAGCCATGTAAAGGTGGTTGTTCGAGTGAGGCCAACCAATGACAGGGAGAAGCGTGAAAACTGTCGAAATGTGGTCCAGGTTGTTGATAACCACATGCTCATATTTGACCCCAAAGAAGAGGACATGTCATGTTTTGGGTCACAAAGAGTACgaaacagaaacatcaacaAAAGGGCTAACAAAGATCTCAAGTTTGTTTTCGACCATGTCTTCAATGAGAACTCTACCCAAGTTGACATCTTTGAGAACACCACTAAAGTTGTGTTGGATGGGGTAATGAATGGATTTAACTGCACAG TGTTTGCTTACGGTGCTACCGGAGCAGGCAAGACACATACAATGTTAGGTTCACAAGATGACCCCGGGGTCATGTATCGTACCATGAAAGAGTTGTTCAAACGCATGGATGATGCCAAGGAGGAGAAGGTGTTTACTGTTGCATTCTCATATCTTGAg gtttACAACGAACAGATCAGAGACTTGTTGGCTAATGTAGGCCCTCTTGCAGTGAGAGAAGACAGTTCTAAAGGAGTGGTTGTGCAGGGCCTCACACTACATCAG CCCAAATCTGCAGAGCACATCCTTGAGGCTTTGGATTCTGGCAATCGAAACAGGACGCAACACCCCACTGATATGAATGCCACCTCTTCCCGGTCCCACGCTGTATTTCAG atttatttgaGACAGCAGGACAAAACCGCCAGCCTCAATCCTAATGTCTGCGTTGCCAAAATGAGCCTGATTGATCTGGCAGGGTCAGAGAGAGCCAGTGCCACCAACGCGAAGGGTGCACGTTTGCGGGAAGGTGCTAACATCAATCGCTCACTCCTTGCCCTAGGAAATGTTATCAATGCTCTTGCTGACCCAAAG AGTAAGAAAGCTCACATACCGTACAGGGACAGCAAGCTGACACGGATACTTAAAGATTCCTTGGGAGGCAACTGCAGGACGGTCATGATTGCCAACGTTAGCCCCTCATCCAAGTCATATGATGACACCCACAACACACTTAAATATGCCAACAGGGCCAAAGAGATTAAGTCCTCG CTGAAGAGTAATGTTGTAAGCCTGGACAGTCACATTGGCCAGTACGCAGTGATATGTGAGAAGCAACGGCAAGAG ATTCTACAGTTGAAGCAGAAACTAAAGGAATATGAGGAGAAGAACATGGTGCTTGGGAATTCTAACATTAACTCTTCCCAGAAACAAGCAGAGTTCAAAAG GGTATCAGAAGCTCTGCAGCGAATCTTCTCGAGTCGGGCCGAAATCAGGAGAGAACAGCTGGATCTGGAGAGACAATTGAAGGAGAATGAGCTGCGCCAGCGCTACAGTGAGGAGGACAACCTGCAGATCCAATATTTCTGTGCCAAAGAAAAGACTGAGAAG GCTACTTGTAAGCATGAGCGGAAGACTGCCAGCTTACGTACTCAGCAGCAACACATTTGTAAACGTTTGAAGGAGGCAGAAACACATTTCTTGGACAATGACGGCTGGCTTCATCGTGTTGAGAATGAGATGAAGCTGCTAAAGTCAAATGATCAGACTTCAGAG GTGTTAGAGAAGGACCTATTTTGCCacagactgcagctgcaggtaaaTGATCTCCAACAACACATCAATCAGATGGTCAAGCTCACAACACTGCAGGATCAAGAGAACAAGCGCATGCAGAA AATGGTTAACATCTTGTTGCCAGCATATAGTCGACACTACTGTGCATTGCGTGGAGCTGGGCttgtcacagcagcagatgagaTGGAGAACCATGAACTAGAGCACCttgtgttgagagagagaggcgtcGTTTGGGCAgaccaggaggaggtggggcAGCAACTGAAAGGTGAAGGGACTGGAGTGGAATCACAGAAGACAAATGAGACGGGAAACATCGGGCTCCACGGCGAGTTAGCACCTGTCCTGACTTTCTCACATTTGCTATACCACCAGAGTAGCCCCTGCA GTGCAGAGGGCCACACAAAAAGAACGTCATTGTGCAAAGCTGTTTCATCACCAAAAG GTGGAAGAAATCAAACAGATATGAAACAGGAACCATGTCCCAGAATGCCCTTCAGGAGAAATCTGGCTGCATCACTGCCACCGCAAAGCCCCCAGATCGTCGCCAGGGCCCAAATGTTTGAGGAGGACGTATTCCCACTCCAGTGCACACCAGAACCTGCTCAAAAAACTGTTCAGGCCCTGCCGCTGAGCTCCACTAGCGCCATGGATCCCAACATGACCTTTGAAGTTCTGGACAATGATGATCAAACTGCAAGTAATGCAACCATCATAATAAGCAGTGGTAGTCCCTGTCAAGCATCAAAGTCCATAGACTTCTCGGGTTACAGCCAACCACTCCAACCTCCCACGGCCAATGAGGGGAACCAGATACCTACCAAAAG ACAACAGATCCCGTCTTTACAAGAAGTGAGACGAGCCAACCCTACCTACATGGACATGACATCTGCTGCGCAAGGAAAGCGTAAATTTAACCG CATCAGAGAAGAGTTAACACAGGGTCTCTCTGCACCAAAGCGTATAAAGAAAGACCCCTCAGCGGCCCAGAGACCACTCAGAGTGCATCGGTTTGCTG